GACCGCACGCCTTGACCAACTGACAGCAGGCGGTGAAACCCTGCGTGGCCTCGAAGCCAAGATCGACGGATCCGGTGGGCAACTGCCTTTCACGGCCCGTGCCAGTTTGTCCGGTCAGCCTTTGGGGCTGGATGGTACATTCCTGCAGGAAGATGGCCAGATGGCTCTGGCGCTCAACCGCTTGCAAGCCAGTTGGAAGGGCATTGCCGTCAAACTGACGGAAGCCACGCAAATCGACCTGAGCAACGGCGCACGCTTCATCAAGCCGCTCACCCTGTCAATCGATGGCGGACGCGCGACCCTGACAGGCGCCGCCGCCGATACGCTTGATCTGACCCTGTCGGTTGCGCAATTGCCTTTGTCGATTGCCGACAAGGTTGCCAAGACGGGAGAAGCGATCTCTGGCTCCTTATCGCTGGAGGCCAAAGTGTCTGGGGCATCGTCGAACCCGCTGGTGCGCTGGACGGGAACAGTGTCAGGCCTCAGCGCCCGGACCATGCGCAACACGGGAACCCCTGCCCTTGGCATTCAAAGCGAGGGGCAGTTTCAGGGCAGCAGCATCGTGATGAAAAACCGCATCACCGGTGGCGGGGCCGATCTTAGCCTTGCCGGGCTGGTGGCTCTGGAGCCGCAGCGGCTTGATCTCGACGTCAAAGGCGGTTTGCCTTTCGGCCTTGCCGCCAGAGCTCTGGCTGATGCGGGAATCCGGCTGGACGGCAATGCCCGGATCGAGGCAAAGATCAAAGGATCGCCGTCCGCCCCGGATGTTTCAGGCCTGATCCGCACCAATGGAGCACGGTTGATCGAATTGTCCTCGGGCGTGGTGGTGCGCGATCTGTCCGGTCAGATCGTGCTAGGAAAACAGCAGGCACGGCTTGAATCCTTCACAGGCCGGTTGGGCAAGGACGGGACCTTGAAGCTCGGCGGGACAATCGGCATCGATCCACAGCAAAGCCTGCCCGTTGATATCAAACTGAGCTTGCGCGATGGGGCCTTCAAGCATGAAGATATTTTGACAACCCAGTTCAATGCAGATCTGGCTCTCAAGGGAGCACTGGCAGGCGCCTCGGTGTTGACTGGAACGATCAATCTTTCCAGCACGGAAATTTCCATCCCGGAAAGCCTGCCGGGCAGTATTTCCCCGGTGGCGGTGGAGCATGTGAACGCCACTGGCAAAGTGGCAGAGCAGGCCAAACGCTTCAAGCCAAAGGAAGAGGCCGGTGCGTCGCAGGGCTCCTCCATCGGACTTGACCTCCTGATCGCCTCGCCACGGCGGATCTATGTGCGCGGTCGCGGGCTTGATACCGAAATGGGCGGCACCATCCGGATAACCGGCACGACCGACAGCCCCAACCCGGTTGGTTCGGTGTCGCTTCTGCGCGGGCGAATGGATCTTCTCTCCCGCAGGCTCGATTTTGACAGTGGCACAGTCACCTTCGCGGGCAGCCTTGATCCGGCGCTCGATTTCAGCGCCACCACCACAAATGCCGGGGGCAGTTATACCCTGAGCGTCGGCGGCTATGCGTCTTCGCCGGAGATCGCCCTCTCCTCCTCGCCAAGTTTGCCACAGGACGAAATTCTGGCGCAGATTTTCTTCAATGAGAATATCAGCGATCTGTCGCCGATCCAGCTGGCGCAACTGGCCAATGCGGTGGCGACCTTGAGCGGGGCGAATTCCGGCCCCGGTCTGGTGGACCGGCTGCGCAGTCTGGCAGGCATCGACAATATCGATGTGAAATCGGACGCAGAGACCGGGGAGACAACCGTCGGGGTTGGCCGCTATCTCAATGATCGCACCTACATCAACGTGGAAAAGGGTGCGACCAGCAACTCGGGCAAGGTGACGATCGATCTGGAAATCACCAACCAACTCAAGGCGCGGGGAGAAGCGGACGTGACCGGCAAGTCGAAAGCAGGGATTTTCTTTGAACGTGACTATTGACGCCTGAGACGCGTCTGACAAGCGTTGCGAACAATCCGCTCACTCCGGTGCCCAGCTCACTTTAGCGACATACGGTACTTTTTCAGGATCGCCGCATGAGTGCCATCCTTCTTCATGGCATCGAGTTGATCCTGCAAGGCCCGAACGATAGCGTCCGGGGTCTTGATGCTCAAAGCCAGATAGAGGGCGCTGCGCTGCAATTCATAGATAACCTCATAGTCTGAGGGATTCTGTCCCATTTCGGCCAGCTGATACATCGAAACACTGGTTTCATAGGCAATCGCATCCAGCCGGTTGGCAATCAGTTTCTTGTAATTCTGCCCATTGAGCAGGACCGGTTCGATACGGCTGCGGGGCATGTTGATTTCCTGCAGCAACAGATGGCCGATATCATCCCTGACGGCGCCAATGCGCAGGGTAACCAGATCGCTGAGCGACTGGATCTTCAAGTGCCGTTCCTTCTTGGCGATCACTCCGACCACCGTTGGCACAAATGGACCGACCCATTTGAACAAATATTCACGGCTCGGGGTGCGGGTTGTCGAGAAAAGCGCTTGATCCTCTTCGGACTGAACCAGCTTGTAGGCACGAGTCCAGGGCAAGAGGCGAATGTCCGCGACGCCCAGCTTGCTGTCCACACGCTTGAGCATTTCAGCCATGATTTCAGTGCTGACCCCTTGAAGGCGGTTGTCTTTGCTGAAATTGAAGGGCGGATAGTCCTCGGTCATAATCGACAGGCGATCCACCGGACTGTCGGCCGAAGCTGGCATCAACGCCGCTAGCATGACAGACAAAGCTGCCAGAAACGGGATCACAATATGCTTCCAAATGGCCATTTTGGCCTCCTTCTTACCCGGCCATGGCCCCACTTGCCCACCGGGCATCCTCGATAAATTGATCGATGGGCACCGGTCGGGAATAGTAATATCCCTGCGCCATGTCCGCGGCAAGATCATGGACCCGTTCAGCATCCTCTTCCGTTTCTACCCCTTCAATGACCACATCGAGATTGAGTTCGTGAGTCATGGCAACAATGCCTTGCAGCAAGGTCTGGGTCTTTTGGGCGCGCACCGGATGGGACTCAGCATCTGCCATCATCCGCACGAACGACCGGTCGATCTTGAGAATACTGACCGGAAATTCATTGAGATAGCTGAGCGAAGAATAGCCGGTGCCGAAATCATCCAGCGCAAAGCGGCAGCCAAGGGCACTGATCGCATCAAAAATCTCGCCAAGATGCTCGATCTCCTGCATCAACACCGTTTCGGTGATTTCCAGCACCAGTTTTTCCGGCGGCAAGCCATGTTGCATCAATTTCGTCGCCAGTTTGGCAGGTAGGCCAGGCAGGAACTGCGCCGCAGACAAGTTGACAGTCAGGTAGCAATCCTTGAGCAGCGGTATCGTCTGGAAGGTGGCCAGATGCTCAATCGCCAGATCGATCACCCGATCACCGATTTCAAGGATTTGCGTCGATTTTTCCGCCGTTTCGATGATTTGTTGTGGCGGCATCAGACCATTCTCGGGATGATTAAGACGCAACAAGGCCTCAAGTCCCGTCATGCGATCCTCTTGAATGTCAATGATCGGCTGGAGGTGCAATTCGAACCAGTCGTTCGCCAGTGCCTGATTGATCAACTGCTCGATTTCAAGGAACTGACCGGCATGCTGCCCCAGCTTCTGGTCATAAAGCGTGTAACCATTGCGACCGCTATTCTTGCGGTGATACATGGCCACATCGGCAGACTTGATCAACTCACTGGCGCTTTTTGCATGGTCAGGATAGATGGCAATGCCAATACTGACCGCTACCTTGAAATCGTGGCCGCGAATGCAGTGGGTCTCGCCAAGCGCCTGCTGGATTGCCTCGGCCAGTTCAACCACCCGATCAACTGCATTTTCTCCCTTGACGACAACAGCAAATTCATCGCCACCGAACCGCCCGACAAACTCATTCTCCTGTGTCAGGCCGCTGACGCGATTGGAAACCAGTTGCAGCAGTTCATCACCCGCCCCGTGACCGAGATTGTCATTGACCCATTTGAAGCGATCCATGTCGAGGAACAACAATCCCATGCTGGAGCCAGTGGCGCTTGCTTCCTCGACACCGAGCCGGATGACGTTGGCCACGCCTTCGCGGTTCATCAAGCCGGTAAGGCTGTCGGTTTCCGCCAGCACGCGCAAGGCGTCCTTCGCCTTTCTCATGCTGGTGAAATCGGTCATCACCGCCAGTGTCATCTGTTCGCCAGTCAGGCTGTCACTGTCGATGGTTTCACGGATCAGAATGTCGATGATCGTGCCGTCCTGTTTGCGAAAGGCACAGGTCACTTCGGCAAATTCACCCGCCTTGAGCCCGCGAGTGTCGGGCTTGTTGAGATATTCGGCCAGATGTTGCTCTGGAATAAAATCGGAAAATCTCCGCCCGATCACCTCAGCTTTCCCATAGCCGGTTTCGGCCAACCAGAAATCAGATACCGCCCGGATCACGCCGTGGGAATCGAGGGAATAGAGCAGAGCCGGGGTGTTGTTATGCCAGTCCGTCAGTCGCTTGTAGGCGCGCTTGATACGCAGGCTTTCGGATTCCAGTTTGTTCTGCATATCGTTGAAGCTGGCAGAGACGCGGGCGATTTCGTCGTCTTCGGTAAACTCCACCAAATGCTTGCGACCAGTTGCCTGCGTCGCGGCAATTGCCTTCATCAATCGGAAAATCGGACGGTCGATCCAGTAGCGATTGAAGAACAAAGCCGCGAGCAAAATGGCGCCAATCGAAATCGACATCAGAAGCAACGACTTCAACACGACCGACCAGATGGTTTCGGCGATGCCGAAGTGATCGAAATGCAACTGCAGCCGCCCGACCTTGACAATTTTCCCATCGACCTCACGCTCAACTATGGTGCTGAGAACCGAGTGATCGCCATGGCTATGCCAATGATCTTGCGCGGCACTTTCAACGCTGACCAGCAAGGTCTCGCGATGGTCATAGATCCGGACCTCGCAGATATTCTTTTCCAGCAGCATGGTGTCCGCCCAACTGGGCAGGCTGTCATAATCGAAATCCCACAGAGGTTTTTCCAAAGAGGCTGCGTTGGTCGTCAGAAGCGCATTGTTGCGATCGTTGAACTCATCATTCAGGGACCGCTTCATGACGCCCACATAGATGGCAAGCAACGGCACATTGACGACCAGCAAGGTCAACAACATGAGGGCCATGAATTTCCGATGAATCGACTTGCCTAAATATGCGCGCATGCAGAGTCTCTTGTTCTTTTCTTGCATCCAATCATATGGACGTAAAGAAAATAAGAATCCCTCCAACTTCCCCTAAGTATTTTTGCGGCTTCATATGTGTTATTACATATTCCTCAATAGCTTGGAGCGTGGTTGCTCAAAAAAGCGCGCCCCCAACACGGGGCCGCGCTTGTCTTGCTCTTTGCAGTTTTTGCTGCCGATCAGCCGAGGCCATGATCTTTCATGCTGGTGGCTTCCTGCGTTTTGAATTGATGGAAGCGCGGCATGAACTTGTCCCATTCGACAGTGTGGGCATCAAATTCCGGCCCATCGATGCAGGCATGCAATCTGAGTGGTTTGCCCTCTTCCGTCAGAACAGGCACCATGCAAGCCCCGCACATGCCGGTGGCATCGACCATGATCGAGTTGAGGCTGACCACGGTTGGCACCCCGTAAGGCTGGGTCAGATCGCTCACCGCACGCATCATCATCGGCGGGCCGACCGAGATCACTTCGGCAATGGCACGGCCCTTGGACGTCTTGCCATCCTTCAGCATGGCCTCAAGCGGTGTGGTGACAAAGCCTTCGATACCGAAGGTGCCGTCGTTGGAGCAATAGATGACATCGAGCTGATCGCCATATTTGGCTTGCAGCAGGCCCATCCGTTCATCTTCGCCAGTCCAGAAGAGATGGTCGGCAGAGCGGAAACCAATGATCATGGTGACATGATTGCCCTTGGCCAAGTGGGCCTTGGCGATTGGATAGATCGCAGGCAAGCCAACACCGCCAGCAGTGAAGACCACGGTTTCCTTGTCGGCATCATAGCCATGGACGGCGCTTGGTGCCCCCAATGGTCCGGCAATGCCGGCAAAGGCATCGCCTTCAGCCATCTTGTTCATCAATTTGGTTGAGGTGCCCATCCCCTGAATGACCAGATCGATGGTGCCCTGCTCAACATCCCAATCCGCCAAGGTCAGCGGGATCAGCTCGCCATCCTCGGTTGCCAGAATGCGGACAAATTGTCCGGCGCGGGCCGATTGGGCCACGACAGGCGCTTGCACCGTCATCTCTACAATGCCATTGGCAAGGTCGATATGCTTGGTGACGGTATGCTCTGCCTGTCCCAGGCCGGTGAAGTGATCGGCTGTCTTGACGCGGGTGCGAATGTCGGCGGCATCAAGATCGATTGAGCCGACAATTTCGCGGGCCGCAGCCTGACCGTCGCCTGCGGCGAGAATGGCGGTTGAGCCACCACGGGCAGCATCGCCCCCGGTATAAACATCCTTGATCGAGGTTTCCTGACTGTTCTCCTCAACCTCGATGGTGCCCCATTTGCTGAGCTTCATATTCGGCTCGGAGGCCGGAATGATCGGGTTGGACTTGTTGCCGAGCGCCATGATGACCAGATCGGCGGGCATGTTGATCTGCTCGCCGGTTGGCTGTGGCCGTCTGCGACCAGAGGCATCTGGCTCTCCCAACTCATTGACGTCCACCACCGCATGGGTGACAAAATGGGTGTGGTGATCGCCGACAAATTCCGTCGGGCCGCGCAATTCGGCCAGCTCGATGCCCTCTTCCAGCGCATGATGCAATTCCTCGACGCGGCATGGCATCTCGGATTGGGTGCGGCGATAGACGATGGTCACCTTGCCGCCCAGACGCTTGGCGGTGCGGGCCGCATCCATCGCGGTGTTGCCGCCACCGATGACGAGGATATTCTTGTCCTTGACCTCTGGCAGCGGGGTTTCATAGCTGGGATCACGACCGCGCATCAGATTGACGCGGGTGAGGAATTCGTTGGCCGACATGATGCCAAGCAAATGCTCGCCGGGCACATTCATGAAGGTTGGCAGGCCTGCGCCGGAGCCAACGAAGATTTTCCAGAAGCCTGCCGCTTTGAGATCTTCGAGGGTGGCGGTTTTGCCAACAACGAAGTTTTTGACGAAGCGTCCGCCCAAGGCATCAATCTTGGCGACCACATCGTCGATCAGGCTGTTGGGCAAACGGAATTCCGGAATGCCATAGCGCAACACACCGCCCAGTTCATGGAAGGCTTCAAATACCGTTACGGGGAAACCTTCGACCGCCAGCAGATAGGCATTGATCAGGCCGGATGGACCTGAACCAACCACGGCGATGGGGGGCTTTTCGGCCTTTTCCCATGGGCTGACAATGCCAGCAAAGCGGGCCATGCGGTCCGGCTCGGCCAATTTTTCATGTTCAGGCAAATACCATTCCAGCTGGCCGATTTCGATGGGCCGTTTGGTATGTTTGCAGACGCCCTGACATTGATGCTCTTGCGGGCAGACGCGGCCTGTGACGTTGGGCAGCGGGTTGCACCCCTCGATCAATTCCAGAGCCTGACGGATCTTGCCCTTGCCGAGCAGATCAATCATTTCGGGAATATGGATCTTGACCGGGCAACCGCCAATTTTCTCGCTCTTTTTGTGGCGCTCCATGATGACGCCAAGCTCGCAAGGGCGATCCTCGCATTGCTTGTCGCGCAGCACTTCGAGCCAGACAAACAGATCGACTTCCCGCAGGCTATAGCCGAGCGCCTGATAGCCCAGATAGCCTTGGTTGACGAGTTCGAAGTCACGGCTTCTGTCTTCAGGCGGGCGGACATAGGGTGGGATGAAATTCTCTGCCGGCCAGCCTTCCGACAGGCCCTTGAACATCGGGTAGCGGTCGGACAGATGGGCATCGAGCGCCCGGATGAAGGTGCGCTTGAATTTGAGCGGCAGGCCCCAGAGAAATCTCTGGAGCACTGTGCTCATGTCATCATCGCGCAGCAACAAGGCCCAGAGGGTTTTGGTGAAACCCTCTGCCAGCTCGCCTTGCTGGAACTCCCATGCCACGGCCTTCATGCCGTCATTGACGAACAGGGAGCGCAGGGACCTTGGATCCGCTGCGAGATGCTTTTTCAGAACGTCGAGTTGCTGGGCAAACAGCGCGTCCTGATTGATGGCTGTATCGACACTCATTTGACGATCTCCGCATCACAGGTGGCTGACACCCGATCAAGCCGGGCGCGCAATTGAGGGGTCATCTCGACCGCTTCCAACGCGCCGGGGATGGTGTGGGCCACCGATTTGGCCTGACCATCGACGATGATCTTGGTCAGTTCGAACAGCTCAGGCACTTCCTCGTAACAGGTCTTGCAGTCGGTGCACAGGCTCATATCCTCATCGTGGATATGCGGCACGCTAGACCCATTGGCTGCCGGGGCTGCCCCAGAGGCCGCTCCATTGGCAGCTGGTGCCGCAGCGCTTGGCGCCAGAGCATCGCCCAAGCCGAAGGCGGCGGCCGGAGCACCAGACGATGCCGCCAGCTCACTCATGCCGGTGGCGATGCTGTCCATGCTGGTCTCACGGGCATCCAAGGCGTCCTTATATTTGGCTTCCAAGGCTGCCAGTTCTGCCTTGTGGGCCTTGTCGAGGGCAACCACATGGAGACCGGCCAGATGTTTGAGGGTGCGCCAATAGCGGCGGCGTTCCTCAACCAGATGGACGATGGTGGCACCAACCTCCATTTTGACCAGATTGCGGTTCTTGTCGGTGGTCAGCACATAGGCAACCATCCGCCCCCGCTCAGCTATTGGCAGGTCGATATAGTCATGGACCGGCGCTGCCTCGACGCCGTCTTTCAATGGGCGGAACTGCTTTTTGAAGCGGGTTTCATCCAAAGCGAAGTCGGCGGGCGTGACTGGCACATCCATCAGTTTCAATGCACCGTCCTCGAGATATTCGAGGCTGCGGGTGGCCCAGTCTTGATCCAGAGCCGGGTTGCCGTCGAGCGAAAAGCGCTCGGCCAGCGTGTCACCCGCCCGTGGGTCATGGACAAAGAGCGGGCTGACGCGGGATTCGACCGCCAGCTTGGTGCGGCGATAGGCAGCGTCATCGGCGATGCCATGTTCCCCCTGACAAGGGGTATAGACATCGAGCAGGGCTGGCGAGGTGGTTTCTTCCAGATAGGCCCGCAAGCTTTTCAGGAAATGCCCCTGCATCGCTGTGGCGCTTTGCACCACAAAGACCTGCGGATGGAAGGCGGCGATCAGACCAAGTTCCTTGCGGTCTTCCTGCTTGCCTGCCACGGCCGGACCAAAGCGGGCCAAGTCACTATCCTGCCCGGAGAGCGACGCGGTGGAGGCCTGACCACCGGTGTTCGAATAAACCCCCGAGTTCAGCACCATCACCTTAACCGGCGTGTTGCTGGACAAGAGCCGAGACAGGGCACCGAAGCCAATGTCATAGGCTGCGCCATCGCCGGAAATATTCATCACGGTTGGCATCAGGGCACGTTCGGCCTTGGTGAATTGCTGCCACTCGAAATTGCGCAAAGCCATATCATCCGTTGCCGGATCATAGGCATCAGCCAATTCGAGCTTGGCAATGCGGATGGCCTTGAAGTCGACCGCGGCACTTGCCGACAGCCCCTCAAAAATCCCCTTGGACAAGGCCGGGCTGTCCTGAAACAGGCTGTTCACCCATGGGTCATTATAGGGGTTGAACGGGAAGGTCGAGGCATAGACCGAGCTACAGCCGGTGGCGTTGGCCACCACCATCGGGGCCGGACCATTACCGGTTGGACCACCTTCGAGCAAGAAGAGGCGTTTTTCCAACACGTCAAGAGCCCCGTCAATGCGGGCCAGACGAACAGCATCATCGCTCACGCTCTGGCGTTTGGCCTGAAGTTTATTGAGCAGGCCTTCCAACTCGCGGATATGGGTGCGCTGGCGGCGTTCATTCAGTGCATGGGTGGCGGAGACCACCTGCCGGATCGCGGTCACCTCACCACAACCACGGCAAGCCCCATGACCGCCGGTGGTGGCATAATAGGTGTCGCGGTCAAGCATCATCCGCTTGAGATCGCCTTCCGGTTCAAAGGCAGGCTCAATGAAACGTTGCGGGGTGCTTGGGGTCTTGCTGTAGAAGGCGAATTCGGCTTGCAGTTTTTCGAGCAAGGCCGCGTCCTGATCTTCGACAGACAGGGCACCGGGGCCGCAAATGTCGATACATTCCAGACAGCCAGAGCATTTCCACGGGTCAACGGCCAAGGCATAGAGGCCACCCGAGCCGGTATGGTCTTTTTCCGGTGTGTCAAAGAAAGGCCTTGTCTTGGCAACCGGCAGGATGGCAACGGCGTCAGCAATGCGAGCAAGATTGCTCTTGACCACGGCGCTTTCGACATAGAGCTCTTCCACCGCATCGGCGACAAGTTGCGCAAAGGGCTTGCCATCCGTCGAAGCTTGCAGACGGCCTCGGACAGCCGCCCCAATGGTGCGGATATATTCGCGGACCACTTCGCGCTGAGCGGCTGGCATGTCGAGGTCTTTGGCGGCAGTCATCAACAGATCGTCAATG
This DNA window, taken from Cohaesibacter intestini, encodes the following:
- a CDS encoding substrate-binding periplasmic protein is translated as MAIWKHIVIPFLAALSVMLAALMPASADSPVDRLSIMTEDYPPFNFSKDNRLQGVSTEIMAEMLKRVDSKLGVADIRLLPWTRAYKLVQSEEDQALFSTTRTPSREYLFKWVGPFVPTVVGVIAKKERHLKIQSLSDLVTLRIGAVRDDIGHLLLQEINMPRSRIEPVLLNGQNYKKLIANRLDAIAYETSVSMYQLAEMGQNPSDYEVIYELQRSALYLALSIKTPDAIVRALQDQLDAMKKDGTHAAILKKYRMSLK
- a CDS encoding putative bifunctional diguanylate cyclase/phosphodiesterase, with protein sequence MRAYLGKSIHRKFMALMLLTLLVVNVPLLAIYVGVMKRSLNDEFNDRNNALLTTNAASLEKPLWDFDYDSLPSWADTMLLEKNICEVRIYDHRETLLVSVESAAQDHWHSHGDHSVLSTIVEREVDGKIVKVGRLQLHFDHFGIAETIWSVVLKSLLLMSISIGAILLAALFFNRYWIDRPIFRLMKAIAATQATGRKHLVEFTEDDEIARVSASFNDMQNKLESESLRIKRAYKRLTDWHNNTPALLYSLDSHGVIRAVSDFWLAETGYGKAEVIGRRFSDFIPEQHLAEYLNKPDTRGLKAGEFAEVTCAFRKQDGTIIDILIRETIDSDSLTGEQMTLAVMTDFTSMRKAKDALRVLAETDSLTGLMNREGVANVIRLGVEEASATGSSMGLLFLDMDRFKWVNDNLGHGAGDELLQLVSNRVSGLTQENEFVGRFGGDEFAVVVKGENAVDRVVELAEAIQQALGETHCIRGHDFKVAVSIGIAIYPDHAKSASELIKSADVAMYHRKNSGRNGYTLYDQKLGQHAGQFLEIEQLINQALANDWFELHLQPIIDIQEDRMTGLEALLRLNHPENGLMPPQQIIETAEKSTQILEIGDRVIDLAIEHLATFQTIPLLKDCYLTVNLSAAQFLPGLPAKLATKLMQHGLPPEKLVLEITETVLMQEIEHLGEIFDAISALGCRFALDDFGTGYSSLSYLNEFPVSILKIDRSFVRMMADAESHPVRAQKTQTLLQGIVAMTHELNLDVVIEGVETEEDAERVHDLAADMAQGYYYSRPVPIDQFIEDARWASGAMAG
- a CDS encoding sulfide/dihydroorotate dehydrogenase-like FAD/NAD-binding protein encodes the protein MSVDTAINQDALFAQQLDVLKKHLAADPRSLRSLFVNDGMKAVAWEFQQGELAEGFTKTLWALLLRDDDMSTVLQRFLWGLPLKFKRTFIRALDAHLSDRYPMFKGLSEGWPAENFIPPYVRPPEDRSRDFELVNQGYLGYQALGYSLREVDLFVWLEVLRDKQCEDRPCELGVIMERHKKSEKIGGCPVKIHIPEMIDLLGKGKIRQALELIEGCNPLPNVTGRVCPQEHQCQGVCKHTKRPIEIGQLEWYLPEHEKLAEPDRMARFAGIVSPWEKAEKPPIAVVGSGPSGLINAYLLAVEGFPVTVFEAFHELGGVLRYGIPEFRLPNSLIDDVVAKIDALGGRFVKNFVVGKTATLEDLKAAGFWKIFVGSGAGLPTFMNVPGEHLLGIMSANEFLTRVNLMRGRDPSYETPLPEVKDKNILVIGGGNTAMDAARTAKRLGGKVTIVYRRTQSEMPCRVEELHHALEEGIELAELRGPTEFVGDHHTHFVTHAVVDVNELGEPDASGRRRPQPTGEQINMPADLVIMALGNKSNPIIPASEPNMKLSKWGTIEVEENSQETSIKDVYTGGDAARGGSTAILAAGDGQAAAREIVGSIDLDAADIRTRVKTADHFTGLGQAEHTVTKHIDLANGIVEMTVQAPVVAQSARAGQFVRILATEDGELIPLTLADWDVEQGTIDLVIQGMGTSTKLMNKMAEGDAFAGIAGPLGAPSAVHGYDADKETVVFTAGGVGLPAIYPIAKAHLAKGNHVTMIIGFRSADHLFWTGEDERMGLLQAKYGDQLDVIYCSNDGTFGIEGFVTTPLEAMLKDGKTSKGRAIAEVISVGPPMMMRAVSDLTQPYGVPTVVSLNSIMVDATGMCGACMVPVLTEEGKPLRLHACIDGPEFDAHTVEWDKFMPRFHQFKTQEATSMKDHGLG